In Candidatus Nitrospira nitrificans, the following are encoded in one genomic region:
- the trpE gene encoding anthranilate synthase component I produces MRAAIYSLTLDEFRTYAKQGNLIPLFREILADHDTPVSAFAKIDHGPSAYLLESIQGGEKWARYSFLGSGSPIVIYEDDGDLCVKEGAHRRRIPSRGAPLDRLREIMETYRPVTVPDLPRFVGGAVGYLGYDMVQTFEDLPTRRKEQLKVPDFAFLLTETLLIFDNVSQKIKVVANAYVKSPSERDIRSAYRDATGRIEAMIARIRRPLRPARPRRRRTPIRFTANMSQADFEKIVSRAQDYIKAGDIFQCVLSQRWETSLQAPPFQLYRALRLVNPSPYMYYLRIAGVELVGSSPEILVRCEDGLVSVRPIAGTRRRGATTEEDVELERRLLADAKERAEHIMLVDLGRNDVGRVAERGSVQVESLMNVERYSHVMHMVSNVTGKLCPDQTVYDVLKACFPAGTVSGAPKIRAMEIIEELEPTRRGPYAGAVGYISFSGNMDMCINIRTVVVSRRRAFIQAGAGIVADSNPAHEYEETCNKSRAMMKAIELAEQGLE; encoded by the coding sequence ATGCGGGCAGCGATCTATTCACTCACGTTGGATGAGTTTCGCACCTACGCCAAGCAGGGCAATCTCATTCCCTTATTCCGTGAAATTTTGGCGGACCATGACACGCCGGTCTCGGCCTTTGCCAAGATCGATCACGGTCCTTCCGCCTATTTGCTGGAGAGTATTCAAGGGGGAGAAAAGTGGGCGAGGTACTCGTTTCTTGGGAGTGGCTCTCCCATTGTCATCTATGAGGATGACGGCGATCTGTGCGTGAAGGAGGGGGCTCATCGACGCCGGATCCCCAGTCGAGGCGCACCGCTGGACCGCCTGCGGGAGATCATGGAGACATATCGCCCCGTCACCGTTCCAGATTTGCCTCGTTTCGTAGGCGGAGCCGTCGGATACCTCGGCTATGATATGGTGCAGACGTTCGAGGATCTTCCCACTCGCAGGAAGGAACAACTCAAGGTTCCGGACTTTGCATTTTTACTGACCGAGACGCTGCTCATCTTCGACAACGTATCGCAGAAGATCAAGGTCGTCGCCAACGCCTACGTGAAGTCTCCGTCGGAACGGGATATTCGTTCGGCCTATCGTGACGCGACCGGCAGGATTGAAGCGATGATTGCCCGAATCCGTCGACCGCTTCGACCAGCCCGGCCGAGGCGTCGGCGAACTCCGATTCGTTTCACGGCCAACATGAGCCAGGCGGACTTTGAGAAGATCGTGTCTCGCGCGCAGGACTACATCAAGGCCGGAGACATCTTTCAGTGTGTCTTGTCGCAACGATGGGAAACGAGCCTCCAGGCTCCCCCCTTTCAACTCTATCGGGCCTTGCGCCTTGTGAATCCGTCGCCCTACATGTATTACCTCCGAATTGCGGGGGTTGAACTGGTCGGCTCGTCTCCGGAAATTCTTGTGCGGTGTGAGGACGGGTTGGTCTCGGTACGTCCGATCGCCGGAACAAGACGGCGTGGCGCGACGACGGAGGAAGATGTGGAATTGGAGCGTCGTCTTCTTGCCGATGCCAAGGAGCGGGCCGAGCACATTATGCTGGTGGATCTCGGACGCAATGATGTCGGTCGCGTGGCTGAACGGGGATCCGTCCAGGTCGAGTCGCTGATGAATGTCGAGCGATACTCGCACGTCATGCATATGGTTTCGAATGTCACAGGCAAGTTGTGCCCGGACCAGACGGTGTATGATGTGCTGAAGGCGTGTTTTCCCGCCGGTACCGTCTCCGGCGCGCCGAAAATCAGAGCGATGGAAATCATCGAGGAGCTTGAGCCGACCAGACGTGGCCCCTATGCCGGCGCCGTCGGCTACATCAGTTTTTCAGGGAATATGGATATGTGCATCAATATCCGTACGGTGGTGGTCTCGCGTCGTCGCGCCTTCATCCAGGCCGGGGCGGGCATCGTCGCTGACTCGAATCCGGCACATGAGTATGAAGAAACCTGCAACAAATCCCGAGCCATGATGAAGGCGATCGAACTGGCGGAACAGGGGCTGGAATGA
- the trpD gene encoding anthranilate phosphoribosyltransferase, protein MIKDALAKLADRTDLSAQEAETIMLEIMDGAATSAQMAAYLMALRQKGETVAEVVGSVRAMRERAIRIRVGSSIVVDTCGTGGDGADTFNISTTAAFVVAGAGITVAKHGNRSVSSRSGSADLLSMLGVTIDIEPSRVADCIDEVGIGFLFAPLYHGAMKQCAGVRQEMGIRTILNVIGPLANPAGATHQVLGVYDAKWTDILGRVLLELGTQHCFVIHGLDGLDEITLSDRTKVAEGKGGVVSSYFIAPEEFEVRRTARKEFAGGSPEENARMTKEILQGRKGPRRDIVCLNAAPAMVVGQKAKTLKDGFRLAQQTIDSGAASEKLERLIAFTKKA, encoded by the coding sequence ATGATCAAAGACGCGCTTGCCAAATTAGCCGACCGAACCGATCTTTCCGCGCAAGAGGCCGAGACGATCATGTTGGAGATCATGGATGGGGCCGCGACCTCGGCTCAGATGGCCGCCTATCTCATGGCGCTCAGACAAAAAGGTGAAACGGTCGCTGAAGTCGTCGGTTCGGTGCGCGCCATGCGGGAACGAGCGATCCGAATCAGAGTCGGCTCGTCGATCGTTGTCGATACCTGCGGAACGGGAGGGGATGGGGCCGATACGTTCAATATTTCCACGACCGCGGCATTCGTGGTCGCAGGGGCCGGCATTACCGTGGCCAAGCACGGAAATCGCTCCGTGTCCTCAAGGTCCGGCAGCGCGGATCTCCTGAGCATGCTCGGTGTGACGATCGACATCGAGCCAAGTCGTGTGGCCGATTGTATCGACGAAGTCGGTATCGGTTTCTTGTTCGCGCCGCTCTATCACGGCGCGATGAAACAATGCGCGGGCGTGCGCCAGGAAATGGGAATCCGGACTATTCTGAATGTGATCGGTCCGCTGGCGAATCCGGCCGGGGCCACCCATCAAGTGCTTGGGGTCTACGATGCGAAGTGGACCGATATTCTTGGGCGTGTTCTCCTGGAGCTAGGAACCCAACATTGTTTCGTGATTCACGGCCTGGATGGCCTGGATGAGATCACCTTGTCGGACCGGACGAAAGTGGCTGAAGGCAAGGGTGGTGTCGTGTCGAGTTATTTTATCGCGCCGGAGGAATTCGAGGTCCGGCGTACGGCGCGAAAAGAATTCGCCGGCGGTTCGCCGGAGGAAAACGCGCGAATGACGAAAGAGATTCTACAGGGCAGGAAGGGGCCGAGGCGGGACATCGTGTGCCTAAACGCCGCGCCTGCGATGGTCGTCGGTCAAAAAGCGAAGACACTCAAAGATGGATTCCGTCTTGCGCAGCAGACCATCGATTCGGGTGCCGCCTCCGAGAAGCTGGAGCGGCTCATTGCGTTCACCAAGAAGGCGTGA
- a CDS encoding phosphoribosylanthranilate isomerase — MKIKICGITNVEDAAVTVKAGADALGFVMYRKSPRFVEPAVARAIVAGLPPFVLPVGVFVNEEAEKVRALMDECGFALAQLHGDESALYCQTLGRPALKAFRLKDRGTFLALAEFQGCANVRGFLIDAFSDQAYGGTGQTVDWTLAQEAARSTPIILAGGLNPTNVAEAIRAVRPYGVDVSSGVEKSPGKKDPDKVKTFIEAARLVPL, encoded by the coding sequence ATGAAAATCAAGATCTGCGGGATTACCAATGTCGAAGACGCGGCCGTGACGGTCAAGGCTGGCGCGGACGCCTTGGGGTTTGTCATGTATCGTAAAAGCCCCCGTTTTGTCGAGCCGGCGGTGGCCAGGGCTATTGTGGCGGGCCTTCCGCCTTTTGTGCTCCCTGTGGGGGTGTTCGTCAATGAAGAGGCGGAGAAAGTTCGAGCGCTCATGGACGAATGTGGATTTGCCTTGGCTCAGCTCCATGGAGATGAATCAGCTCTCTATTGTCAGACCCTCGGACGTCCGGCTCTGAAGGCCTTTCGGCTGAAGGACCGGGGTACATTTCTCGCCCTGGCTGAATTTCAAGGGTGCGCGAATGTGCGAGGGTTTCTCATTGATGCGTTTTCGGACCAGGCCTATGGCGGCACGGGGCAAACAGTCGATTGGACATTGGCTCAGGAGGCGGCTCGCTCGACGCCGATCATTCTGGCTGGGGGGTTGAATCCGACAAACGTCGCAGAAGCGATCAGAGCGGTCCGTCCCTATGGAGTTGATGTCAGCAGCGGTGTGGAGAAGAGCCCTGGCAAGAAGGATCCTGACAAGGTGAAAACTTTTATCGAGGCGGCGAGACTTGTGCCCCTCTGA
- a CDS encoding hemolysin family protein — MDILILLGLIGLSAVISTAEIGFFSVNETRLKALAQNGSKRAAKALQLRSDPQKLLSTILVGDRLVSTATPMFATFITLNAYGGKSALEEAIAVMIGILTFVLLVSVDVIPKTLAAKFSVPVTLNMAYPIYWVQVMLRPLLFLIVPLIYSLTGGKGLTLPLVTEEELKIMLDQGGKAGELESEEVKMIKNVFQLKDITAEDAMTPRIYVFSLDGNLRLKEAQEPLYNSKYSRIPLYDGMLDNITGILYKTKALTELAKGRTDLRLRDIAHPPLFVPAGKTADDLMKQFQQEKRHMGIVVNEFGGVMGLVTLEDLLEEVVGEIVDETDITEELIKRIGKNQILVHGRTEVRKVNDFLKVELGEEALTIGGLIQENLGRIPQAGEELRIENCRLIVHEADPRSIRSVQIFKDEKVPVPVEASV, encoded by the coding sequence ATGGACATCCTCATCCTATTAGGATTGATAGGGTTATCCGCCGTTATTTCTACAGCCGAGATCGGCTTCTTTTCGGTCAACGAAACCCGGCTGAAGGCATTGGCGCAGAACGGAAGTAAACGAGCAGCCAAAGCCCTCCAGTTGAGGAGCGACCCTCAAAAGCTCCTCTCGACCATTCTCGTCGGTGATCGCCTCGTCAGTACCGCGACACCCATGTTCGCCACCTTCATCACATTGAATGCCTATGGGGGCAAGAGTGCGCTTGAAGAAGCGATCGCCGTCATGATCGGTATCCTGACCTTCGTGCTCCTCGTGTCAGTGGATGTTATCCCAAAGACCCTGGCGGCAAAATTCTCCGTGCCCGTGACGCTGAATATGGCTTACCCTATCTATTGGGTTCAGGTCATGTTGAGACCGCTTCTTTTTCTAATCGTTCCTCTGATCTACAGTTTGACGGGAGGAAAGGGGTTGACGCTTCCCTTGGTAACAGAGGAAGAGCTGAAAATTATGCTCGACCAAGGAGGGAAGGCCGGCGAATTGGAATCGGAAGAAGTCAAAATGATCAAGAATGTGTTTCAGCTGAAAGATATCACGGCGGAAGATGCGATGACGCCGCGCATCTACGTGTTTTCTCTTGACGGGAACCTTCGGCTCAAGGAAGCACAAGAGCCGCTCTATAATTCAAAATACTCCAGAATTCCGCTCTATGACGGCATGCTCGATAACATTACCGGAATTCTTTACAAGACGAAAGCGCTGACCGAGTTGGCCAAAGGGAGAACCGATTTGCGTCTCCGGGATATCGCCCATCCTCCGCTCTTCGTCCCGGCCGGCAAGACGGCGGACGATTTGATGAAGCAGTTCCAGCAGGAAAAGCGGCATATGGGGATTGTGGTGAATGAGTTCGGCGGAGTCATGGGGCTGGTGACCCTCGAGGATCTCCTCGAAGAGGTAGTCGGTGAGATTGTCGATGAGACGGATATCACGGAAGAACTCATCAAACGGATCGGAAAAAACCAAATCCTGGTCCATGGACGGACGGAAGTTCGTAAGGTGAACGACTTTCTGAAAGTCGAGCTTGGAGAGGAAGCGCTGACCATCGGAGGGCTGATCCAGGAAAATCTCGGTCGCATTCCGCAGGCAGGAGAAGAACTCCGCATTGAGAACTGCCGATTGATCGTTCACGAAGCTGATCCACGCTCGATACGAAGCGTGCAAATTTTCAAGGATGAGAAAGTGCCTGTGCCGGTCGAAGCTTCGGTGTGA
- the trpC gene encoding indole-3-glycerol phosphate synthase TrpC, whose amino-acid sequence MILDRILEHKRAELRHKQSRSYLADLKAAIRDAPPALGFAVTLDATRSPAGPALIAEIKKASPSLGLLREEFSDTFDYLGLARTYREHGAAALSVLTDKDFFQGDLRYLKEIKQALPIPALNKEFMVGDVQFYEARAHGADAVLLIVAALERRQLMDFHALATELGMDSLFETHHERELDTVLEWIPAARMIGINNRDLNTFTTDLNVTFRLAKRIPPDRLIISESGIQGRDDVTKLAEAGVHAMLIGESLIRAEHTADKVRELLGLAARSEGAG is encoded by the coding sequence ATGATTCTCGATCGCATCCTTGAGCACAAGCGAGCCGAACTGAGGCATAAGCAGAGCCGTTCCTATCTGGCCGACCTCAAGGCGGCGATCCGGGATGCTCCGCCGGCTCTTGGGTTCGCCGTCACCCTGGATGCCACAAGGTCTCCTGCCGGCCCGGCCTTGATCGCGGAAATCAAGAAAGCGTCGCCGAGCCTGGGGCTGTTACGAGAAGAATTTTCGGACACGTTCGATTATTTGGGGCTTGCGCGAACATACCGGGAGCATGGGGCAGCGGCCCTATCCGTCTTGACCGACAAGGACTTTTTCCAAGGCGACCTTCGGTATCTCAAAGAGATCAAACAAGCCTTGCCGATTCCGGCGCTCAATAAGGAGTTCATGGTCGGCGACGTGCAGTTTTATGAGGCGCGGGCCCACGGCGCCGATGCCGTCTTGCTGATCGTGGCGGCGTTGGAGCGGCGCCAACTGATGGATTTCCATGCCCTAGCCACGGAACTCGGCATGGATAGTCTGTTTGAAACCCATCATGAGAGAGAGCTGGATACGGTTCTAGAGTGGATTCCCGCTGCGAGGATGATTGGGATCAACAATCGGGATCTGAACACGTTCACCACCGACCTCAATGTGACGTTTCGCTTGGCGAAACGAATTCCTCCCGATAGGCTCATCATCAGTGAGAGCGGGATTCAGGGTCGGGATGACGTGACTAAGCTGGCCGAGGCAGGGGTCCATGCCATGTTGATCGGAGAGTCGCTCATTCGCGCGGAGCACACAGCAGACAAAGTTCGAGAGTTGCTTGGCTTGGCTGCGCGCAGTGAAGGGGCCGGCTAA
- a CDS encoding anthranilate synthase component II, producing the protein MLLVIDNYDSFTYNLVQYLGELGEDVQVYRNDKITLNQIEELQPSRLVISPGPCTPREAGVSVDAIRRFGGKLPILGVCLGHQSMAVAYGGEVVRAPRLMHGKMSQIKHDGKTIFQSLPNPFDATRYHSLIVDRGTLPECCEISAETAEGEIMGIRHKTLGVEGVQFHPESILTTVGKDLLRNFLKL; encoded by the coding sequence ATGCTATTGGTCATCGATAACTACGACTCCTTTACGTACAACCTCGTCCAGTATCTCGGAGAATTGGGGGAAGATGTGCAGGTCTATCGAAACGATAAAATTACGCTCAACCAGATCGAGGAACTGCAGCCGAGCCGTCTTGTGATTTCCCCGGGGCCGTGCACACCAAGGGAGGCGGGTGTTTCAGTCGACGCGATCCGTCGGTTCGGGGGGAAGCTGCCCATTCTCGGCGTGTGCCTGGGGCATCAGTCGATGGCCGTTGCCTACGGAGGAGAAGTCGTTCGCGCTCCGCGTTTGATGCATGGAAAGATGTCGCAGATCAAGCACGACGGCAAGACCATCTTTCAATCGTTGCCCAATCCCTTCGACGCGACGCGCTATCATTCCCTTATCGTCGATCGAGGTACTCTCCCGGAGTGTTGCGAGATTTCCGCCGAGACCGCCGAAGGTGAGATCATGGGAATCCGTCATAAGACGCTGGGTGTCGAAGGGGTCCAATTCCATCCTGAATCGATTCTGACGACCGTCGGGAAAGACCTGCTCCGAAACTTCTTGAAACTCTAA
- a CDS encoding SPOR domain-containing protein, translated as MCVRPLTKSTLPIIVIGLSAALYQGCTVTLRSVDRFIGYPVGFVERGTASWYGPGFHGNRTANGERYDMYKLTAAHRTLPLGSVAIVHSLISGRHITVRINDRGPFAKGRILDLSLAGAQVLGMVGNGTDQVEIRVVDYHPQPEGMGVLRVQVGAFTALQNARALLAHVQRDFADGRIIQVDLPEGRRYRVQIGRFLIESEAQIAVGRLDRTFNLHSFVVRDDG; from the coding sequence ATGTGCGTTAGGCCGCTCACGAAATCTACTCTGCCCATCATCGTGATCGGACTGAGTGCCGCCCTCTACCAGGGTTGTACCGTAACTCTCCGTTCCGTTGATCGCTTCATCGGATATCCTGTCGGCTTTGTAGAGCGAGGGACGGCCTCGTGGTATGGTCCTGGTTTTCATGGGAACAGGACGGCTAACGGAGAGCGGTACGACATGTACAAATTGACGGCTGCTCATCGGACGCTGCCGCTTGGGTCCGTCGCGATTGTTCATTCGTTGATATCTGGTCGCCACATTACAGTCAGGATTAATGATCGAGGGCCGTTCGCGAAGGGGCGAATTTTAGACCTTTCGCTGGCCGGCGCCCAAGTCCTCGGGATGGTCGGCAACGGAACCGACCAGGTCGAAATTCGAGTTGTGGACTATCATCCTCAACCCGAAGGGATGGGGGTGTTACGGGTACAAGTCGGTGCCTTCACCGCCCTTCAGAATGCCAGGGCGCTGTTGGCACACGTTCAACGAGATTTTGCCGATGGGCGTATCATTCAGGTCGATCTTCCAGAAGGGCGCCGGTACCGAGTTCAAATCGGTCGATTTTTGATCGAATCCGAGGCTCAGATAGCCGTGGGTCGGCTCGATCGCACCTTTAACCTACACTCGTTTGTGGTTCGGGATGATGGCTGA
- the ligA gene encoding NAD-dependent DNA ligase LigA — protein sequence MPQDSPSSDSPSPSRPARPGQERLAQLRSQIRHHDYLYYIKDHPEISDGEYDRLFRELTDLERAYPELVTPDSPTQRVGAAPREELGKVRHEHPMLSLDSLVDPDEVRAFDQRMKRELSRDQIDYTVEPKFDGLSVELVYDHGAFVRGATRGDGHVGEDITINLRTIRSLPLQLQTGAYPDHLVVRGEVYMRLSDFHALNRRMTEQGNDAFANPRNAAAGSLRQLDSHITASRPLVVTCYEVTAMTGSYPPSHWAELEMLVMCGLPVPTLRRRCETIDQVLTFHRETEGQRDNLPYEIDGVVVKVDRRDWQAQLGMKSRSPRWAIAFKFPPRKEITEVQDIVISVGRTGTLTPLALLKPVEVGGVTISRATLHNADEVARKDIRIGDTVRVERAGDVIPAIAERIPVSNEVRADPFQMPHHCPICGSAVAREGAYVYCTGQAACPAQLKGAIEHFASKAALNIDRLGKKTVAQLVEHGLVKDLSDLYRLKPEQLLELEGFAERSSILLFEAIARSKHVSLDRFLMGLGIRQVGQHIAKVLAKEFGSLDAIMSADCDRFQTIREIGPEISESLVSYFQEHSNRRVIDELRTLGVSIDETPPAQSQAVLPFSGKSFVFTGGLATLTRDEAKALVERLGATVSSGVSKKTGYVVAGTDPGSKLEQAQRLGLMVLDERDFLDLIEQQKKS from the coding sequence ATGCCGCAAGATTCACCCTCTAGCGACTCTCCATCCCCTTCGCGACCCGCTCGCCCCGGGCAGGAGCGACTCGCCCAACTCAGGAGCCAAATCCGGCACCACGACTACCTCTATTACATCAAGGACCACCCCGAGATTTCCGATGGGGAGTACGATCGGTTGTTCCGAGAATTGACCGACTTGGAACGGGCGTACCCGGAACTGGTTACCCCTGATTCCCCAACTCAGCGTGTCGGAGCTGCGCCTCGGGAAGAGCTCGGCAAGGTCCGGCATGAACATCCCATGTTGAGCCTGGATTCCTTAGTCGATCCCGACGAAGTCCGAGCCTTCGACCAGCGGATGAAACGGGAGCTGAGCAGGGACCAAATCGACTACACGGTCGAGCCAAAATTCGACGGGCTGTCGGTTGAACTGGTCTACGACCACGGGGCGTTTGTCCGCGGCGCAACCCGTGGTGACGGACATGTGGGCGAGGATATCACCATCAACCTCCGCACGATTCGATCGCTCCCGCTCCAGTTGCAGACAGGCGCATACCCGGACCACCTGGTTGTGCGAGGCGAGGTGTACATGCGCCTCTCCGACTTTCATGCGCTCAATCGGCGAATGACCGAACAGGGGAACGACGCCTTTGCCAACCCACGCAACGCCGCCGCGGGCTCTCTTCGGCAGCTCGATTCGCACATTACCGCGTCACGGCCGCTCGTCGTCACATGCTATGAAGTGACGGCGATGACCGGATCCTATCCCCCGTCTCACTGGGCTGAACTGGAAATGTTGGTCATGTGTGGGCTTCCGGTCCCTACCCTTCGCCGACGATGCGAAACCATCGACCAGGTCTTGACGTTTCACCGAGAAACAGAGGGCCAGCGCGACAATCTCCCCTATGAAATTGACGGAGTCGTGGTCAAAGTCGATCGCCGAGACTGGCAGGCCCAACTGGGCATGAAATCCCGAAGTCCTCGTTGGGCCATCGCGTTTAAATTTCCTCCTCGGAAGGAGATCACGGAGGTACAGGATATCGTCATCTCCGTTGGTCGAACCGGAACCTTGACTCCTCTCGCCCTCCTGAAGCCGGTGGAAGTAGGCGGCGTCACCATCAGCCGAGCGACGCTACACAATGCCGACGAGGTCGCAAGAAAGGACATCCGGATAGGCGACACGGTTCGAGTCGAGCGCGCGGGGGATGTCATTCCGGCGATCGCTGAGCGTATCCCCGTCTCGAATGAAGTCAGGGCAGATCCGTTCCAGATGCCACATCACTGCCCGATATGCGGTTCTGCCGTGGCAAGAGAGGGTGCCTACGTCTACTGTACAGGCCAAGCCGCCTGCCCCGCCCAGCTGAAAGGCGCCATCGAACACTTCGCATCGAAGGCCGCTCTCAACATCGACAGGCTGGGCAAAAAAACGGTCGCCCAATTGGTCGAACACGGCCTTGTGAAAGATCTATCCGACCTCTATCGGCTAAAGCCTGAACAACTTCTTGAGCTTGAGGGGTTCGCGGAACGGTCATCAATCCTCCTCTTTGAGGCCATCGCTCGAAGCAAACATGTCTCGCTCGACCGATTTTTGATGGGCCTGGGAATCCGCCAAGTAGGGCAGCACATCGCCAAAGTGCTCGCGAAAGAGTTCGGCTCTCTTGATGCCATTATGTCGGCTGACTGCGACCGCTTTCAGACAATCCGTGAAATTGGTCCTGAAATTTCTGAGAGTTTGGTCTCCTACTTCCAAGAACATTCGAACCGACGGGTCATCGACGAATTGCGAACACTCGGTGTGTCGATCGATGAGACCCCCCCGGCTCAGAGCCAGGCGGTTTTGCCTTTTTCAGGAAAGAGCTTCGTATTCACCGGTGGATTGGCAACGCTGACAAGAGATGAGGCCAAGGCCTTGGTCGAACGGTTGGGCGCCACGGTGTCATCCGGCGTCAGCAAGAAAACAGGCTATGTCGTAGCCGGCACAGACCCTGGCTCCAAACTCGAACAGGCTCAGAGATTGGGGTTGATGGTGCTTGACGAGCGGGATTTCTTAGACTTGATCGAGCAACAGAAGAAAAGCTAG
- the trpB gene encoding tryptophan synthase subunit beta: MLPDSHGRFGAYGGRYVPETLMPALLELETEYAKAKKDRRFQSDLAYYLKQYVGRPTSLYRADRLTKKLGGAKIYLKREDLCHTGAHKINNAIGQVLLALRMKKPRIIAETGAGQHGVATATAAAMFGLQCEVYMGTEDMQRQALNVFRMRLLGATVTGVNAGSRTLKDAISEAMRDWTTNVRTTHYILGSVLGAHPYPMMIRDFQAIIGKEARKQILSAEQRLPDYLVACVGGGSNSIGLFHAFLRDLKVKMIGVEAGGLGIESGKHAARFSGGKPGVLQGTMTYLLQDENGQINSTHSVSAGLDYAAVGPEHSLYRDQGRIDYTFATDAEALAAFDLLAREEGIVPALESAHAIAHVIKLAPTLKKSQVIIANLSGRGDKDVQQVARMRGVEL; the protein is encoded by the coding sequence ATGCTTCCAGACAGCCATGGCCGGTTCGGAGCTTATGGTGGGCGGTATGTGCCCGAAACCCTCATGCCGGCGCTTTTGGAGCTGGAGACAGAGTATGCCAAGGCAAAAAAGGACCGCCGATTTCAATCGGACCTTGCCTATTATCTCAAACAGTATGTTGGGCGCCCTACGAGTCTCTATCGTGCCGATCGGCTGACGAAAAAGTTGGGCGGGGCAAAAATTTACCTGAAACGGGAAGACCTGTGCCATACCGGCGCGCACAAGATCAACAATGCGATCGGGCAGGTCTTGCTGGCCTTGCGCATGAAGAAGCCGCGAATCATCGCCGAAACGGGAGCCGGTCAACACGGTGTTGCAACCGCAACGGCGGCTGCCATGTTCGGCTTGCAGTGTGAAGTCTACATGGGCACCGAAGATATGCAGCGCCAAGCGCTGAACGTCTTCCGCATGCGTTTATTGGGCGCGACGGTGACCGGCGTCAATGCCGGCAGCCGCACCCTCAAGGATGCCATCAGCGAAGCGATGCGCGATTGGACCACGAACGTGCGGACCACACATTACATTCTCGGGTCGGTGTTGGGCGCGCATCCCTATCCCATGATGATCCGCGATTTCCAGGCGATCATCGGCAAAGAAGCGCGGAAGCAGATTCTTTCCGCTGAACAACGGTTGCCGGATTATCTGGTGGCCTGTGTCGGGGGAGGGAGCAACTCGATCGGTCTGTTCCATGCGTTCCTCCGCGACCTCAAGGTCAAGATGATCGGAGTGGAGGCCGGGGGGCTTGGGATCGAGAGTGGAAAACATGCGGCAAGGTTTTCCGGCGGGAAGCCGGGGGTCTTGCAAGGCACCATGACCTATCTGCTTCAAGACGAGAATGGGCAGATCAATTCGACCCATTCCGTCTCGGCGGGATTGGACTATGCGGCGGTTGGTCCGGAGCATAGCCTCTACCGTGACCAAGGCCGGATCGACTACACCTTTGCGACGGATGCCGAGGCGTTGGCGGCCTTTGATCTGCTGGCTCGTGAAGAAGGAATTGTGCCGGCGTTGGAAAGCGCCCATGCCATTGCGCATGTCATCAAGCTCGCACCCACACTGAAAAAGTCACAGGTGATCATCGCCAACCTTTCCGGTCGTGGAGATAAAGATGTGCAGCAAGTGGCGAGGATGCGAGGAGTTGAGCTATGA
- a CDS encoding LysM peptidoglycan-binding domain-containing protein, translated as MGKGERQVCDRARGMVVLGILLCSGLSASGCVVLEEKYNAEKARSLNFQRLLAQEEKRTAELDSEIRHTKAELTEFESRNRELSAQVQLAREQMGRLQEEAEAIREATVLERKALEDMQRKGPSSSAKPKKVELPKAVSGGRSGGSLSEKGLAAATEPAAPIKVTPGMVHVVKAGETLYSIGRRYGIEVDKIKKLNKLPDDIVEIGQKLLVGVE; from the coding sequence ATGGGGAAGGGAGAGCGGCAGGTCTGCGATCGCGCGCGCGGGATGGTTGTACTAGGGATATTGCTCTGCAGCGGTTTGTCGGCAAGTGGGTGTGTCGTGTTGGAAGAAAAATACAACGCAGAAAAGGCGAGAAGCTTGAATTTCCAGCGTCTCCTGGCACAGGAAGAGAAACGGACGGCGGAGCTCGACAGTGAGATCAGGCACACCAAGGCCGAACTGACTGAATTTGAGTCGAGAAATCGTGAGCTGTCCGCGCAGGTACAGCTTGCACGCGAGCAGATGGGGCGCCTTCAAGAGGAGGCGGAGGCGATCAGGGAAGCGACAGTGCTGGAACGAAAAGCGTTGGAGGATATGCAGCGGAAAGGTCCTTCTTCTTCCGCCAAACCGAAAAAAGTCGAACTGCCGAAAGCTGTTTCCGGCGGTCGGAGCGGAGGCAGTCTTTCAGAGAAAGGTCTGGCGGCTGCGACCGAGCCGGCTGCTCCGATAAAGGTCACGCCAGGGATGGTGCATGTGGTCAAAGCCGGGGAAACGCTCTATAGCATCGGCAGGCGGTATGGCATTGAGGTCGATAAGATCAAGAAGCTGAATAAACTGCCGGATGACATCGTCGAGATCGGACAGAAGCTCCTGGTGGGGGTCGAATAA